The proteins below come from a single Cloacibacillus sp. genomic window:
- a CDS encoding UxaA family hydrolase, whose amino-acid sequence MMKFLGYRRPEGRAGVRNLVVVMPGVLCSSSAAQKIVSAVPGTTFLYNHNGCGQSPSDTEHTLEVLSGLLANGNVYGALIVGLGCEATQRGLYMEAVLAKSRKPLHYISIHEEGGVGGAVAEGVKIAGRLVEEARRLEREEIDISELILALECGGSDPTSGISANVVLGDLSDRLVDMGATVVLSETSEAIGAENILLARGRTPEVGRRLREMVRKWDRDIKEQTGADIRLTNPTPGNIAAGLTTLSEKSLGCIHKSGTRPFEGVLASGEYIRGRGLYYMDTTAYDCGSITAKIAGGAQVVAFTTGMGNPVGSPIAPVIKITGNRATFEKHNDMIDFDTSASISGEKSVGELSGELLDLTVAVCGGRETKAEINESGVVFVNQRHSCG is encoded by the coding sequence ATGATGAAGTTCCTCGGATACCGGCGGCCGGAGGGCCGCGCGGGGGTGCGCAACCTCGTCGTCGTTATGCCGGGAGTGCTCTGTTCCTCGTCGGCGGCGCAGAAGATCGTCAGCGCCGTCCCCGGGACGACCTTTTTATATAATCATAACGGCTGCGGGCAGTCGCCCTCGGATACCGAACACACGCTGGAGGTGCTCTCCGGCCTTCTCGCCAACGGCAATGTCTACGGCGCGCTCATCGTCGGCCTCGGCTGCGAGGCGACGCAGCGCGGGCTCTATATGGAGGCGGTCCTGGCGAAGAGCCGCAAGCCTCTGCATTACATCTCCATCCATGAGGAGGGCGGCGTCGGCGGCGCGGTCGCGGAGGGTGTGAAGATCGCCGGACGGCTTGTCGAGGAGGCGCGGCGGCTGGAGCGCGAAGAGATCGATATTTCGGAGCTGATTCTCGCTCTTGAGTGCGGCGGTTCGGACCCTACCTCGGGGATATCGGCCAACGTCGTGCTGGGAGACCTTTCCGACCGTCTTGTTGATATGGGGGCTACGGTGGTGCTCAGCGAGACCTCGGAGGCGATCGGCGCGGAAAATATCCTGCTCGCGCGAGGCCGCACGCCAGAGGTCGGACGCCGCCTCCGCGAGATGGTCAGAAAATGGGACCGCGATATAAAGGAACAGACCGGCGCCGACATACGGCTGACGAACCCGACTCCGGGCAACATCGCCGCCGGCCTCACGACGCTCTCGGAGAAGTCCCTTGGCTGCATACATAAGAGCGGAACACGTCCGTTCGAGGGCGTGCTCGCCTCCGGCGAGTACATAAGGGGGCGCGGGCTCTATTACATGGACACGACGGCCTACGACTGCGGTTCGATCACCGCGAAGATCGCGGGCGGCGCGCAGGTGGTGGCCTTCACCACAGGGATGGGTAACCCAGTCGGCAGCCCCATCGCGCCGGTGATAAAGATCACCGGCAACCGGGCGACCTTTGAAAAACATAACGACATGATAGATTTTGATACCTCGGCGAGTATCAGCGGCGAAAAAAGCGTCGGCGAGCTTAGCGGAGAGCTGCTGGATCTTACTGTGGCGGTCTGCGGCGGCAGGGAGACGAAGGCCGAGATAAACGAGTCAGGCGTCGTCTTCGTAAACCAGCGCCACAGCTGCGGCTAG
- the dctP gene encoding TRAP transporter substrate-binding protein DctP, whose product MTGLKNILCSVMLLIFISSPAAAAEITLRFAGQFPEEHSATKLMREIADGVQSRTGGRVSIEVYPANVLGDYTIIYEDLMRGALDMALISIPSQFDPRLELVYLNPFINYNAVKKAFRLDSWLSQKMEEYNTRLGVKLLGFNIEGLTGIASVKPINDPLDPESNKGVLVRVPLMHIYKAAIEAQGYRTVSVQYADAACALDEGRCDAVSSISADAAFTNLKGTMKYWYQLNYSQAVESYLMSAKTWDRLSEEDIAIIYGEVGRASAKSIAQAKHNDRRNHELMRQNGIEVFTYSDAELLPLRQAIVENWKNLEPVMGRQLMNDARKHFLINVKN is encoded by the coding sequence ATGACAGGCCTAAAAAACATACTCTGTTCAGTAATGCTGCTCATCTTTATTTCTTCTCCCGCCGCGGCCGCGGAGATCACCCTGCGCTTCGCGGGACAGTTTCCCGAGGAGCACAGCGCCACCAAGCTGATGCGCGAGATCGCCGACGGCGTACAGTCAAGGACCGGCGGGCGCGTAAGCATAGAGGTCTACCCCGCGAACGTGCTCGGGGACTACACGATCATCTACGAGGACCTTATGCGCGGAGCTCTCGACATGGCGCTGATATCCATCCCGAGCCAGTTCGACCCGCGCCTCGAACTCGTCTACCTCAACCCCTTCATCAACTATAACGCGGTCAAAAAGGCCTTCCGCCTTGACAGCTGGCTCTCTCAGAAGATGGAGGAGTACAACACGCGCCTCGGAGTGAAACTGCTGGGCTTCAACATCGAGGGGCTAACAGGCATTGCCTCTGTCAAACCGATAAACGACCCGCTGGACCCCGAGTCCAACAAGGGTGTTCTCGTGCGCGTCCCCCTTATGCACATATATAAGGCGGCGATCGAGGCCCAGGGATACCGGACTGTCTCGGTACAGTACGCCGACGCCGCCTGCGCGCTGGACGAGGGGCGGTGCGACGCCGTATCCTCAATATCCGCGGACGCGGCCTTCACCAACCTCAAAGGTACCATGAAATATTGGTACCAGCTCAACTACTCGCAGGCGGTGGAATCCTACCTCATGAGCGCCAAGACCTGGGACAGGCTCAGCGAGGAGGATATCGCGATAATCTACGGCGAGGTGGGGCGCGCCTCGGCGAAATCCATCGCTCAGGCGAAACATAACGACAGGAGAAATCACGAGCTGATGCGGCAAAACGGCATAGAGGTCTTTACCTACAGCGACGCCGAGCTGCTGCCTCTGCGCCAGGCGATAGTGGAAAACTGGAAGAACCTTGAGCCAGTAATGGGGCGCCAGCTTATGAACGACGCCCGGAAACATTTTCTGATAAACGTAAAAAATTAG
- a CDS encoding UxaA family hydrolase — translation MAQKKIDAILVSIRDSVTIVNRPVRRGEVLAYMNGGDMMEITAADDIPIYHKIALLPIRAGEPVLKYGERIGHATRDIPAGAHVHSHNLTDMGEEG, via the coding sequence TTGGCGCAGAAAAAGATCGACGCGATCCTGGTCTCCATCCGCGACTCCGTCACGATCGTCAACCGCCCCGTCAGGCGGGGCGAAGTGCTTGCCTATATGAACGGCGGCGATATGATGGAGATCACCGCGGCGGACGACATCCCGATTTACCATAAGATAGCGCTGCTGCCCATACGCGCTGGAGAGCCGGTCCTCAAGTATGGAGAGCGTATCGGACACGCGACGCGGGATATTCCCGCGGGGGCCCATGTCCACAGCCACAACCTGACGGACATGGGGGAGGAGGGCTGA